ATAAATCCTTTTGGTTTCATTGTATTACTTGAAACATGATTTTGTGTTCATTTTAATCAGGTCAATGATACTGTTGGAACATTAGCTCTTGGACATTATCATGACTCAGATACTGTTGCTTCTGTAATAATTGGCACTGGTACCAATGCTTGCTATTTGGAACGGGTTGATGCTATTATCAAGTGTCAAGGTCTTCCTACAACATCAGGATACATGgtattgctctttttttttgtttgtttttttttcacttttgtttATTGTCTTGTTTTGAACCTAGTATAAATCTTCTGTTTATTAGGTTGTAAATATGGAATGGGGAAACTTTTGGTCATCTCATTTACCAAGAACATCTTATGATATTGATTTAgactctttttttgtttgttttttttttcacttttgtttATTGTCTTGTTTTGATCCTAGTATAAATCTTCTGTTTATTAGGTTGTAAATATGGAATGGGGAAACTTTTGGTCATCTCATTTACCAAGAACATCTTATGATATTGATTTAGACTCTGAAAGCCCTAATCCAAATGATCAGGTTAGGTTCTGCTGCTCATGAATCCTGTTGCTTGATTCAAGATGACTCAAATCAGATTTTGCTAATTTTGATGTAGGGTTTTGAGAAAATGATATCAGGAATGTATCTTGGTGACATCGTGAGGAGAGTCATTCTAAGGATGTCGCTAGAGTCAGATATGCTTGGACCTATTTCTTCCAAACTTTCAATGCCCTTTATGCTGAGGTGTGTACTGTAACCCAGGCATGCATTGTGAATGTAGAGACAGACTAACAACTGAACATGAAAGCATATATTATTCAAAATTGATATGGATATCCATCTCTGCTTGATCAACTCTGCTGATTATAAATGAAATCCTAGAGTTTTTCTATTAATTGTTAGGATTtcgtttattttttatgatcaaTTTTAGTGCCTGGTACTTGGATAatcaattattcttttatttttcttttttctcccaataataaattttcagaAAGTCCTCAGATTGGGATTCTTAAGTTTGGGTTTTATTACTGGAATGGATTGCATATTGTCAAGTTTATGATGTTCCTGTGGCTAATTATTCGCTTCCAATTCTCAGATTTGACCTCGATTTCTTCAACTATTTTCTTGTGCAATTTCAGGACTCCTATGATGGCTGCCATGCACGAGGATGATTCTCCCGACTTGAGAGAAGTAGCAAGAATCCTTAAAGGCATCCTTGAGGTAAACAAGTCTGACACCATATCTTTTGTCCTTAAAAAGTCGGTCAAGTCTAACAATCATTCCTTATGTTTGGCTTGTGCGGTCTCAGATTCCCGATGTTCCTTTAAAGTTAAGAAAAGTTGTGGTGAAGGTGTGTGATGTGGTGACTCGCAGAGCGGCACGATTGGCAGCTGCCGGCATTGTTGGTATCTTGAAGAAGATTGGTAGGGATGGGAGTGGTGGCATCGCAGGTGGGCGAAGAAGtgatatgaaaatgaaaagaacaGTTGTAGCAATTGAAGGAGGTTTGTATTCTAGCTATACATTGTTTAGGGACTACTTGCATGAAGCTTTGAACGATATATTGGGGGAAGATATTGCCAGGCATGTAATTCTTAAGGTCACTGAAGATGGATCAGGCGTTGGAGCTGCACTGCTTGCTGCCTCGCATTCATCATATGATGTAGATACAGTATAGCTGctatatgtatgtatacatgtaATCATGTAAATCAGAAAGAAAATTTTCCCTCTTTTTAATTAATCTCTGTATAAAGGAAGGTTATGTCTATTCTTTGTTAAgatcattaatattaatattattcttgTCGATTTTTTATTAGTAGGAAATCTTTAATGTAATTCTCGTCAAGTTTGGATGTGACACAATGGTACTGTGCTATTAGCCATTAAGAAATCTTTAATGAATTAGCGGGTTTTGGAAATGATTGTTTATTAAATAGTCGTTTATTTTTCAAgaataatttgttttgttttttttttttttggttacagAAAAAAATTTGGTTACAAATAtacaaatgcttttttttttaaaaaaaaaaaaaaaagaagagctTGAAATTGTATAAGCATTTGTTTTCGTGAGAAATTTTGGAATGGATTTgcgtttattatttttttttcctttactcTAGTTTGCCTAGAATGTTTGGGAGa
Above is a window of Glycine soja cultivar W05 chromosome 12, ASM419377v2, whole genome shotgun sequence DNA encoding:
- the LOC114378095 gene encoding hexokinase-3-like; translation: MGRVMVGVAVGLAAVACAVAAVAVGQRMRSRGNWKRVARVLKEVEEGCETSVGRLRQVVDAMAVEMHAGLASEGGSKLKMLLTYVHNLPNGTEKGTYYALDLGGTNFRVLRVHLHGQQSSVLEHEVERQPIPQNLMTSTSEDLFDFIASSLKEFIEKEGDGSELSPDRRRELGFTFSFPVKQMSVSSGILLKWTKGFSIVDLVGIDVPACLQEALTRKGLDVRVAALVNDTVGTLALGHYHDSDTVASVIIGTGTNACYLERVDAIIKCQGLPTTSGYMVVNMEWGNFWSSHLPRTSYDIDLDSESPNPNDQGFEKMISGMYLGDIVRRVILRMSLESDMLGPISSKLSMPFMLRTPMMAAMHEDDSPDLREVARILKGILEIPDVPLKLRKVVVKVCDVVTRRAARLAAAGIVGILKKIGRDGSGGIAGGRRSDMKMKRTVVAIEGGLYSSYTLFRDYLHEALNDILGEDIARHVILKVTEDGSGVGAALLAASHSSYDVDTV